From the genome of Bradyrhizobium sp. ORS 278:
CAAGGAAGAGACGGAGATGGAGCCGGAGATCGCCAAGCGGCTATGATCCTTAATCGCTTGGAAACGTGACCGCCTCGATCCGGTTGCCATCCGGATCGAGCACAAAGGCCGCATAGTAGCGCACGCGGTCATGCGGCCGCAGCCCCGGCGCACCGTCGGAGACCCCTCCCGCCTCCACCGCCGCGGCATGAAAGGCATCTACCTCGGCCGTGGTCTTGGCGCGGAAGCAGAGATGCGAGCCGGTGTCGGCCGGCACGCGGGCCATGCCGGCGCGGAGATTGATCCAGAACTCCGGATAGGCCTTGCCGAAGCCGATATTCGTCGGCCGCTCGACCAGCCGGGTGAGCCCGAGCGGCGCCAGGGCCTGCTCATAGAAGCGGGCGCCGCGGGCGAGATCGCTGACGCCGACGGAGATGTGGTCGATCATGGTGAGCCTCCCCTGCCCGCCGAAATGGTAGCCCGGATGAGCGTAGCCACAGCCGGGGTCTCACGTGCTGTGTCGGTGAACCCGGATGTCGCTGCGCTCATCCGGGCTACGTTCACTCACCCCGCCGCGCCCGACTTCACCAGCTTGTAGAACACCGAATCCATCAGCGCCTGGAATGAGGCGTCGATGATGTTGGGCGAGACGCCGACCGTGGTCCAGCGCTCGCCGGTCTCGTCCTCGCTCTCGATCAGCACGCGCGTCACCGCCTCGGTGCCGCCGTTGAGGATGCGGACGCGGTAGTCGATCAGCTTCAATCCGTCGATGAAACCCTGATACTTGCCGAGATCCTTGCGCAAGGCAACGTCGAGCGCGTTGACCGGGCCATTGCCTTCGGCCGCCGAGATCAGCCGCTCGCCGGCGACATCGACCTTCACCACCGCCAGCGCCACCGTGACGCGCTCGCCGAGCGCGTTGTAGCGCTGCTCGACGTTGACATCGAACTGCTCGACCCGGAAATACTCCGGCACCGAGCCCAGCGTGCGCCGGGCCAGGAGCTCGAACGAGGCGTTGGCGGACTCATAGGCGTAACCCAGCGCCTCGCGCTCCTTCAGCTCCTCGACGAGCCGCGTCAGCTTCGGATCGCTCTTGCTGAAGGGAATGCCGCCACGCTCGAGCGCCGCGATGACGTTGGAGCGGCCGGCCTGATCCGACACCAGGACTTTCCGGTGATTGCCGACGCTCTCTGGCAGCACGTGCTCATAGGTGTGCGGATCCTTCAGCACGGCAGACGCATGAATGCCGGTCTTGGTAACGAAAGCGCTCTCGCCGACATAGGGCGCGTGCCGGTTCGGCGCGCGGTTGAGCATGTCGTCGAGCGTGCGCGACACCTTCATCAGCCCGGCGAGCTGCTGGTCGGAGACGCCGATCTCGAAGCGCTCCGAGAACTCGGCCTTCAGCTTCAAGGTCGGGATCAGGGAGCACAGATTGGCATTGCCGCAGCGCTCGCCGAGGCCATTCAACGTTCCCTGGATCTGGCGCACGCCGGCGCGGACCGCGGCCAGCGAGTTCGCCACCGCCTGCTCGGTGTCGTTATGGGCATGAATGCCGAGATGATCGCCCGGCACGTGCTTCACGACCTCGCCAACAACAGCCTCGATCTCGTGCGGCATGGTGCCGCCATTGGTGTCGCACAGCACGACCCAGCGTGCGCCCGCCTCATAGGCGGTGCGGGCGCAGGCCAGCGCGAACGCCGCATTCTCCTTGTAGCCGTCGAAGAAGTGCTCGCAGTCGAGCATCACCTCGCGCCCGGCCGCCTTGGCCGCGGTGACGCTGTCTCTGATCGAGGCGAGGTTCTCCTCGTTTGTGGTCTCGAGCGCGACGCGCACCTGATAGGCCGAGGACTTGGCCACGAAGCAGATGGCGTCCGCCTTGGCCTCCAGCAGCGCCGCGACGCCCGGATCGTTG
Proteins encoded in this window:
- a CDS encoding VOC family protein is translated as MIDHISVGVSDLARGARFYEQALAPLGLTRLVERPTNIGFGKAYPEFWINLRAGMARVPADTGSHLCFRAKTTAEVDAFHAAAVEAGGVSDGAPGLRPHDRVRYYAAFVLDPDGNRIEAVTFPSD
- the cimA gene encoding citramalate synthase, encoding MSRERLYLFDTTLRDGAQTNGVDFTLTDKQVIARLLDDLGIDYVEGGYPGANPLDTEFFADKPKLGHARFTAFGMTRRAGRSVSNDPGVAALLEAKADAICFVAKSSAYQVRVALETTNEENLASIRDSVTAAKAAGREVMLDCEHFFDGYKENAAFALACARTAYEAGARWVVLCDTNGGTMPHEIEAVVGEVVKHVPGDHLGIHAHNDTEQAVANSLAAVRAGVRQIQGTLNGLGERCGNANLCSLIPTLKLKAEFSERFEIGVSDQQLAGLMKVSRTLDDMLNRAPNRHAPYVGESAFVTKTGIHASAVLKDPHTYEHVLPESVGNHRKVLVSDQAGRSNVIAALERGGIPFSKSDPKLTRLVEELKEREALGYAYESANASFELLARRTLGSVPEYFRVEQFDVNVEQRYNALGERVTVALAVVKVDVAGERLISAAEGNGPVNALDVALRKDLGKYQGFIDGLKLIDYRVRILNGGTEAVTRVLIESEDETGERWTTVGVSPNIIDASFQALMDSVFYKLVKSGAAG